A single genomic interval of Patescibacteria group bacterium harbors:
- a CDS encoding NYN domain-containing protein has product MIKHKDQRVGVFIDVQNMYYSAKNLFNSKVDFGNILETAVAGRKLIRAIAYVVKATGEEQPFFEALNQRGLETKERELQVFESGAKKADWDVGMAVDAIRIGEILDVVVLVSGDGDFVELVDYLKHHGRQVEAIAFGGTTSAKLRATVDDFIDLSEDKDKYLIKMRPHGQTPAAASQPPRPPQTPRAPQPPRMSPSQRQQPRSGNRQPQKRTPPKFKFMK; this is encoded by the coding sequence ATGATCAAACACAAAGACCAGCGCGTGGGCGTGTTCATCGACGTGCAGAACATGTACTACTCCGCCAAGAACCTGTTCAACAGCAAGGTTGATTTCGGCAACATCCTCGAGACCGCCGTCGCTGGCCGCAAACTGATCCGCGCCATCGCCTACGTGGTCAAAGCCACGGGTGAAGAGCAGCCATTCTTCGAAGCGCTCAACCAACGCGGCCTCGAGACCAAGGAACGCGAACTACAGGTCTTCGAGTCCGGCGCCAAGAAAGCCGACTGGGACGTCGGCATGGCGGTCGACGCCATCCGCATCGGCGAGATCCTGGACGTGGTCGTCCTGGTCTCGGGCGACGGCGACTTCGTCGAACTGGTCGACTACCTGAAACACCATGGCCGCCAGGTCGAAGCCATCGCTTTCGGCGGCACCACTTCCGCGAAACTGCGCGCGACCGTCGATGATTTCATCGATCTGTCCGAAGACAAGGATAAATATCTGATCAAGATGCGGCCCCATGGCCAGACCCCGGCCGCCGCGTCGCAGCCGCCGCGCCCGCCGCAGACGCCCCGCGCTCCGCAACCACCAAGAATGTCGCCGTCGCAGCGCCAGCAGCCCCGGAGCGGCAACCGCCAGCCGCAGAAAAGGACGCCGCCGAAGTTCAAGTTCATGAAATAA